The following coding sequences are from one Candidatus Methylomirabilota bacterium window:
- a CDS encoding ABC transporter permease, which produces PEPLTHLLFVDALLRGQWATFADALAHAILPMVTLCFPALASIMRVNRAEMIETLRQDYIVNARAQGISDFRIVARYALKNAMVPTLTMIGLRYGWMLGGTVLVETVFDWPGIGLYAVSSAVASDFQPIMGVTLLIGLNFMLANFLVDLAYGWLDPRTREAGAT; this is translated from the coding sequence CCCGAGCCGCTGACGCACCTCCTCTTCGTGGACGCGCTCCTGCGCGGCCAGTGGGCGACCTTCGCCGACGCGCTGGCCCACGCGATCCTCCCGATGGTCACCCTCTGCTTTCCGGCGCTCGCCTCGATCATGCGCGTGAACCGCGCCGAGATGATCGAGACGCTCCGGCAGGACTACATCGTCAACGCGCGCGCGCAGGGGATCTCGGACTTCCGCATCGTCGCGCGCTACGCGCTGAAGAACGCGATGGTGCCGACGCTCACGATGATCGGGCTCCGCTACGGCTGGATGCTCGGCGGCACGGTGCTGGTCGAGACGGTCTTCGACTGGCCGGGCATCGGCCTCTACGCCGTCAGCTCGGCGGTGGCGAGCGACTTCCAGCCGATCATGGGCGTGACCCTCCTGATCGGCCTCAACTTCATGCTGGCGAACTTCCTCGTGGACCTCGCGTACGGGTGGCTCGACCCGCGGACGCGCGAGGCGGGGGCGACGTGA